Proteins co-encoded in one Arachis hypogaea cultivar Tifrunner chromosome 13, arahy.Tifrunner.gnm2.J5K5, whole genome shotgun sequence genomic window:
- the LOC112737672 gene encoding uncharacterized protein, translating to MAKVEDEQQQQPPNSSSMEPPSSYIFLLNIMSKRRTWACLFLLVYGTLLTSSWNFLKSMLSWYNLQAQSSSSSSSSSSGWPAIYTSVILGTVFGILSMVAALVVMVPAILVTWITIVVLLAFFGKPKRTLVVEGRKITREIFGFVVKILLKEGNLVAAVCAVLGYFALVRRNNYDGQPSAAVD from the coding sequence ATGGCAAAAGTAGAAgatgaacaacaacaacaacccccAAATTCTTCATCCATGGAGCCACCTTCCTCGTACatcttcctcctcaacatcatgaGCAAAAGAAGAACATGGGCATGTCTCTTCTTGCTTGTTTATGGCACCCTCTTAACATCTTCATGGAACTTTCTCAAATCCATGCTCTCTTGGTACAATCTCCAAgctcaatcttcatcatcatcttcttcttcctcatctggGTGGCCAGCAATCTACACCTCAGTGATTCTTGGCACAGTTTTCGGGATCCTTTCAATGGTTGCAGCTTTGGTTGTGATGGTACCTGCGATTCTTGTGACATGGATAACCATAGTGGTGCTCCTTGCTTTCTTCGGTAAGCCGAAAAGAACTTTGGTTGTTGAAGGTAGGAAGATTACAAGGGAGATTTTTGGGTTTGTGGTTAAGATTCTTTTGAAGGAAGGGAATCTTGTTGCTGCTGTTTGTGCTGTTTTGGGGTATTTTGCTTTGGTTAGGAGGAATAATTATGATGGACAACCCTCTGCTGCTGTTGATTGA